From Ipomoea triloba cultivar NCNSP0323 chromosome 5, ASM357664v1, the proteins below share one genomic window:
- the LOC116018977 gene encoding uncharacterized protein LOC116018977, with product MAISAKSAALYSLNTKHRSAAAPLTSPSTSLQLPRQLRCVRIGFHGSDPQSRPRTLPLVQAKETFSSFDDVLENSDKPVLVDFYATWCGPCQFMVPILNDVGNAMKDKIQVVKIDTEKYPSIADRYKIQALPTFILFKDGEPCDRFEGALSADNLIKRIEDALKLVQ from the exons ATGGCGATTTCTGCAAAGTCCGCTGCTCTGTACTCCTTGAACACCAAACACCGTTCAGCCGCCGCCCCGTTGACTTCTCCCTCGACGTCCTTGCAACTCCCTAGACAACTTCGCTGCGTGCGGATTGGATTTCACGGCTCCGATCCTCAGTCTCGGCCCCGAACTCTTCCTCTG GTTCAAGCAAAGGAGACATTTTCTTCCTTTGATGATGTTCTGGAAAATTCTGACAAACCAGTTTTGGTTGACTTCTATGCAACTTG GTGTGGTCCTTGCCAGTTCATGGTTCCTATCCTCAACGATGTAGGTAATGCAATGAAAGATAAAATTCAAGTGGTGAAAATCGATACTGAAAAGTATCCTAGCATTGCGGACAGGTACAAAATACAGGCACTGCCAACATTCATTCTGTTCAAGGATGGGGAACCATGCGATCGCTTT GAGGGTGCACTATCAGCTGACAATTTAATCAAACGTATTGAGGATGCACTCAAGCTTGTACAGTAG